A single Montipora foliosa isolate CH-2021 chromosome 7, ASM3666993v2, whole genome shotgun sequence DNA region contains:
- the LOC138010491 gene encoding ATP-dependent DNA helicase RecQ-like gives MAVSVDEAIRESLRLFPNVPDVKEKQKKCIELLLKRKDVLGLLPTGFGKSLIYQLFPSVFETMNCKGAHVLVVSALKAISNEQMEELNDLGIPASEVGISEQEDLKILRGEYSLIFGSAEMLLKKEWLDKFKKSKLMGTVELLVVDEAHVSQTCNQAFFSCFQGESRLTEKKAFRAAYGELSTLRSFLKPGTPVLALTATVELKSRVNLIKLLGMQAPEIVDVSINNENIRFSVQKIKKGLQCFNWLVAKIATQQQSTSKTIIFCRSITDISTVLSYLLAKLGSAAYVDQEKSPLKCLIAVYHSNSPEESKVRVNKSLKLNDGPIRIVLATSALSLGVNFKDVRYIIHY, from the exons ATGGCGGTCTCTGTGGATGAAGCTATTCGGGAATCCCTCCGTTTATTTCCGAATGTGCCGGATGTTAAGGAGAAACAAAAGAAGTGCATCGAACTATTGTTAAAAAGAAAGGATGTACTTGGATTACTTCCCACTGGCTTTGGAAAAAGCTTGATTTATCAACTTTTTCCCTCCGTCTTTGAAACGATGAATTGCAAGGGAGCCCACGTGCTTGTTGTTAGTGCTTTAAAAGCGATCTCTAACGAGCAAATGGAAGAACTAAATGATCTTGGAATACCAGCATCAGAAGTGGGAATCAGTGAACAAGAAGACTTGAAGATTTTGCGCGGAGAATACAGCCTGATATTCGGAAGTGCTGAGATGTTGTTAAAAAAAGAGTGGTTGGACAAATTCAAGAAATCTAAGTTGATGGGAACTGTCGAACTTCTCGTTGTTGATGAAGCCCACGTATCTCAAACTTG TAACCAAGCCTTCTTCTCTTGTTTTCAAGGGGAAAGTCGTCTCAcagaaaaaaaagcttttagAGCAGCGTATGGGGAGCTGAGCACCCTCAGGTCATTTCTGAAGCCTGGTACACCAGTCCTTGCCCTAACTGCGACTGTGGAATTGAAAAGCCGTGTCAACTTGATAAAACTGCTTGGAATGCAAGCACCTGAGATAGTAGACGTATCCATTAACAATGAGAACATCAGATTTTCTGTacagaaaatcaagaaaggactGCAGTGTTTTAATTGGTTGGTGGCCAAGATAGCTACTCAACAGCAGAGTACctcaaaaacaattattttttgcaGAAGCATAACTGACATCTCTACTGTTTTGAGCTACCTTTTGGCAAAATTGGGTAGTGCAGCCTATGTGGATCAAGAAAAATCTCCATTGAAGTGTCTCATTGCAGTGTATCATAGCAACAGCCCCGAAGAGTCTAAAGTGAGGGTTAACAAGTCATTGAAGCTGAATGATGGCCCCATCAGGATTGTGTTGGCGACTTCTGCATTGAGTCTTGGTGTGAACTTTAAGGATGTGAGGTACATAATTCATTATTGA